The following are encoded together in the Humulus lupulus chromosome 5, drHumLupu1.1, whole genome shotgun sequence genome:
- the LOC133778802 gene encoding uncharacterized protein LOC133778802, translating into MKKTYDLDPKQKQQMLKDAGKYFRNWKTNLTRVHVYDALKKYPNEFPPALPFGFENVITPDEWLTFVNSRLTPEWQRKREEMQNYRALNKYNHNLSRGGYVRIEEMLMEQSGKSLTELDRADLWSMGRRNAKGELIGEASEIQKNIDHYRQLQAEGKWAPDGPDDVLMRALGTPEPRGRVRAGGHGVSRSVYWNTPTPTSTKNKSKASSSNDDIRKEFEERFRKQEEEHRQQAQRLEERLQQQDELLRKLLAQQSGSGSNVGVPPAPSSYYVPDPPVSPAQITTRNIVFRGRIITGGLTPPVMCSILAAEYWVRR; encoded by the exons atgaag aaaacttatgatttggaccccaaacaaaagcaacagatgttgaaggatgcgggaaagtacttccgaaattggaagactaatcttacaAGGGTACACGTTTATGAcgctttgaaaaaatacccaaatgagttcccgccagctttgccatttggatttgagaatgtcataactccggatgaatggttaacgtttgtgaactcaagattaactcccgagtggcaaagaaagagagaggagatgcaaaattatcgagcactgaataaatacaatcacaacctctctagaggaggctatgtgcgtattgaagagatgttaatggaacaaagtgggaaaagtctgactgaacttgatagggcagacttatggagcatgggtcgtaggaatgcaaaaggagagctcattggagaggcctctgagattcaaaaaaatatt gatcattaccggcaactccaagctgagggtaaatgggcacctgatggccctgatgatgtgctgatgagggcgttgggcactcctgagcctcgaggacgtgttagggctggaggacacggtgtgtcccgctcagtatactggaatactccaacacctacctcaacgaaaaataaatcaaaagcctcttcttcgaatgacgacattagaaaggaatttgaagaaagatttcgaaaacaagaagaagagcatcgtcaacaagcacaacgcctagaagagcgccttcagcaacaagatgagctcttgagaaaattattggcccaacagagcgggtcaggatctaacgttggagtcccaccagcgccatcatcatactatgtgcccgacccaccagtgtCACCAGCGCAG atCACTACAAGAAATATAGTTTTTAGAGGCAgaattattaccggcggactaaCTCCGCCGGTAATGTGCagtatattagcggcggagtactgggtccgccgctaa